In Jaculus jaculus isolate mJacJac1 chromosome 11, mJacJac1.mat.Y.cur, whole genome shotgun sequence, the following proteins share a genomic window:
- the LOC101610519 gene encoding synaptobrevin homolog YKT6-like — MQPPGPAAVAVAVAAAAVAGRGASKLCSLSVLYKSEPRAVLLKAAYDMSSFSFFQRPSVREFMAFTSQPIVERSAKGSRASVKQQEYLCHVYVRNGSLAGVVIVDSEYPSRVAFTLLEKVLEEFSEQVDRIDWPLGSPATIQYTALDGYLSRYQNPRDADPMSKVQAELDETKIILHNTMESLLERGEKLDDLVSKSEVLGTQSEAFYKTARKQHSCCAVM, encoded by the exons ATGCAGCCCCCGGGGCcggcggcggtggcggtggcggtggcggcggcggcggtggcgggcCGTGGCGCTTCTAAG CTGTGCAGCCTGAGCGTCCTGTACAAAAGCGAGCCCAGGGCAGTGCTGCTCAAGGCCGCCTACGACATGTCTTCCTTCAGCTTCTTCCAGAGGCCCAGCGTTCGGGAATTCATGGCCTTCACGAGTCAACCGATTGTGGAGCGCTCGGCGAAAGGCAGCAGAGCTTCTGTCAAACAACAAGAGTATCTGTGCCACGTCTATGTCCGGAATGGTAGTCTTGCAGGTGTGGTCATTGTGGACAGTGAATACCCATCCCGAGTGGCCTTTACCTTACTGGAGAAGGTACTAGAAGAATTCTCCGAACAGGTTGACAGGATAGACTGGCCACTAGGATCCCCAGCTACAATTCAGTACACAGCTTTGGATGGTTACCTTAGTAGATACCAGAACCCCCGAGATGCTGATCCCATGAGTAAAGTGCAAGCTGAACTagatgagaccaaaatcattctgCACAACACCATGGAGTCTTTGTTAGAGCGAGGCGAGAAGCTCGATGACTTGGTGTCCAAATCAGAAGTACTGGGAACCCAGTCGGAAGCCTTCTATAAAACTGCCCGAAAACAACATTCATGCTGTGCAGTCATGTGA